From a region of the Zingiber officinale cultivar Zhangliang chromosome 4B, Zo_v1.1, whole genome shotgun sequence genome:
- the LOC121977105 gene encoding KH domain-containing protein At1g09660/At1g09670-like: protein MDERIPPPGYFHYSPSGVHSSPSPHHSMRPSAATSDRERYLAELLAERQKLGPFLQILPFCYRLLNQEILRASAFISNPSFIDHERIEHASPLRLTGHPFNGGPMDLEARSGMHTEENEYLHRVGVLPASSPGWGGTPGLAKSLVKKVVRLDVPVDKFPHFNFVGRLLGPRENSLKRVEASTQCRVYIRGRGSVKDSIKEESLRDKPGYEHLNEPLHILVEAEFTADIVDARLNQAVATLEDLLKPVDEFMDYYKKQQLRELAILNGTLREESPQMSPSASPFNSTGMKRAKTGW from the exons ATGGATGAGAGGATCCCACCTCCTGGTTACTTCCACTACTCCCCCTCTGGCGTCCACTCGTCCCCTTCGCCTCACCACTCCATGAGGCCTTCCGCCGCCACCTCGGATAGAGAAAG GTATTTGGCTGAGCTACTTGCTGAGAGGCAGAAATTAGGGCCATTTCTGCAAATATTACCATTTTGTTACAGACTTCTAAACCAAG AAATTTTGCGGGCTTCTGCTTTTATATCTAACCCATCATTTATTGATCATGAGAGAATTGAGCATGCTTCTCCTCTAAGGTTGACTGGGCACCCTTTCAATGGTGGACCCATGGATTTGGAGGCAAGGTCAGGAATGCACACAGAG gAAAATGAATACTTACACAGAGTGGGGGTCCTCCCAGCATCAAGTCCTGGCTGGGGTGGAACTCCTGGACTTGCTAAAAGTCTTGTAAAGAAAGTTGTGAGGCTAGATGTTCCTGTTGACAAGTTTCCTCAT TTCAACTTTGTTGGTCGTTTACTGGGACCACGTGAGAACTCCTTAAAAAGAGTTGAAGCCTCAACTCAATGCAGGGTTTATATACGAGGTCGCGGTTCAGTGAAGGATTCTATAAag GAAGAAAGCTTAAGGGATAAACCTGGCTATGAACACCTAAACGAACCACTTCACATACTAGTGGAGGCCGAATTTACAGCAGATATAGTCGATGCTCGCTTAAACCAAGCTGTCGCCACCCTGGAAGACCTCCTGAAGCCTGTG GATGAGTTTATGGACTACTACAAGAAGCAACAACTTAGGGAGTTGGCCATACTCAACGGCACGCTGAGAGAAGAGAGCCCACAAATGAGCCCAAGCGCATCCCCATTCAACAGCACGGGCATGAAACGCGCAAAAACAGGATGGTGA
- the LOC121977104 gene encoding COBRA-like protein 10, which yields MSSSGGGARLAEFFFCFFFFSTLIIPHGRNRALAQDYEDQQQDAGYHPKEEGACNGVFLTYTFEGRSREFPHVKNASAQAYAFRASATVLNAMAEDLNTWKMFIGFQHDEILVSASGAVIIDGTDFPARVGNGTTFAGFPQTDLLSAIETAGDMNQISVTVDMTGTQFGVKPPAIPMPKTIKLLNDGFDCPNPTRKGGHMHLCCVKSKKHKKAASAAAAKFLPRMYGDLTIAYDVLQAYQTNYMAQVTIDVNSPMGRLDNWNLTWEWKRGEFIYNLKGAYTLKHDYSDCIYSEAAKFYRDFDFSPVASCERRPTIVDLPPERANDPQIGRIPFCCKNGTLLPSTVDASKSKAIFQLLVYKLPPDNNRTALFPPQNFKINGFLNPEYRCGPPIRVSPMEFPDPSGLMDKSYAMVSWQVACNISRPKAKAAQCCVTFSAFYNDSVVPCGACACGCPDDATCSRHAPSLLLPPEALLLPPENRTAKAKAWAHIKHWRMPKQLPCWDNCGLSINWHLMSDYRTGWTARITLFNWRDYTYKDWFAAIRIPKAYKGYDKVYSFNGTKLPHLDDTIFMRGLPFMNYLLPETDGKTSGDPRVPGKQQSVISFTKKHTPGIQVLRGDGFPTRVFFDGVECAMPDTIPIRSAATRVGATAAAAAVAALALILS from the exons ATGTCATCCTCTGGCGGCGGCGCCCGCCTCGCCGAattcttcttctgcttcttcttcttttccaccCTGATTATTCCCCATGGCCGAAACAGAGCTCTCGCTCAGGACTACGAGGACCAGCAACAGGACGCCGGCTACCACCCCAAGGAAGAAGGCGCCTGCAACGGCGTCTTCCTGACGTACACTTTCGAAGGGAGGTCGAGAGAGTTCCCGCACGTGAAGAACGCGTCGGCGCAGGCGTACGCGTTCCGGGCGTCGGCGACGGTGCTGAACGCTATGGCGGAGGACCTGAACACGTGGAAGATGTTCATCGGATTCCAGCACGACGAGATCCTGGTGTCGGCGTCCGGCGCCGTGATCATCGACGGCACCGATTTCCCCGCGAGGGTGGGCAACGGTACCACGTTCGCAGGGTTCCCGCAGACCGACCTCCTCTCGGCGATCGAGACCGCGGGGGACATGAACCAGATCAGCGTAACGGTGGACATGACGGGGACGCAGTTCGGCGTGAAGCCGCCGGCGATCCCCATGCCCAAGACGATCAAGTTGCTCAACGACGGCTTCGATTGCCCCAACCCCACTCGAAAAG ggGGGCACATGCACTTGTGCTGCGTGAAGAGCAAGAAGCACAAGAAGGCGGCGAGCGCCGCCGCCGCCAAGTTCCTTCCGCGCATGTACGGCGACCTGACGATCGCCTACGACGTGCTCCAGGCGTACCAGACCAACTACATGGCGCAGGTGACGATCGACGTGAACAGCCCCATGGGCCGCCTCGACAACTGGAACCTCACCTGGGAGTGGAAGCGCGGCGAGTTCATCTACAACCTCAAGGGCGCCTACACCCTCAAGCACGACTACTCCGACTGCATCTACTCCGAAGCCGCCAAGTTCTACCGCGACTTCGACTTCAGCCCCGTCGCCTCCTGCGAGCGCCGCCCCACCATCGTCGACCTCCCGCCGGAGCGCGCCAACGACCCCCAGATCGGCCGCATCCCCTTCTGCTGCAAGAACGGCACCCTCCTTCCCTCCACCGTCGACGCCTCCAAGTCCAAGGCCATCTTCCAGCTGCTCGTCTACAAGTTGCCGCCGGACAACAACCGGACGGCTCTGTTTCCTCCCCAAAACTTCAAGATCAACGGCTTCCTCAACCCGGAGTACCGGTGCGGGCCCCCGATCCGCGTCAGCCCCATGGAGTTCCCCGACCCCTCCGGCCTCATGGACAAGTCCTACGCCATGGTGAGCTGGCAGGTGGCCTGCAACATCTCGCGGCCCAAGGCCAAGGCGGCGCAGTGCTGCGTCACCTTCTCTGCTTTCTACAACGACTCCGTCGTCCCCTGCGGCGCCTGCGCCTGCGGCTGCCCTGACGACGCGACCTGCAGCCGCCACGCGCCGTCTCTGCTCCTCCCCCCGGAGGCGCTGCTGCTGCCGCCCGAGAACCGCACGGCCAAGGCCAAGGCGTGGGCCCACATCAAGCACTGGCGCATGCCCAAGCAGCTGCCCTGCTGGGACAACTGCGGCCTGAGCATCAACTGGCACCTCATGTCCGACTACCGCACCGGCTGGACGGCGCGCATCACCCTCTTCAACTGGCGCGACTACACCTACAAGGACTGGTTCGCCGCCATCCGCATCCCCAAGGCCTACAAGGGCTACGACAAGGTCTACTCCTTCAACGGCACCAAGCTGCCGCACCTCGACGACACCATCTTCATGCGCGGCTTGCCCTTCATGAACTACTTGCTGCCGGAGACCGACGGCAAGACCTCCGGAGATCCGAGAGTGCCCGGGAAGCAGCAGTCCGTCATCTCGTTCACCAAGAAGCACACGCCGGGGATTCAAGTCCTCCGCGGGGACGGCTTCCCGACGAGGGTGTTCTTCGACGGCGTCGAGTGCGCGATGCCGGACACGATCCCCATCCGATCGGCCGCCACCCGTGTTGGCGCCACGGCCGCAGCGGCGGCCGTGGCGGCGCTCGCCTTGATACTCAGCTGA
- the LOC121977106 gene encoding integrin-linked protein kinase 1-like, translating into MEAEPPAQVKRCISRQLSGGDSGRRSGRFSFKRNLSFNPRLNRFSFGRQSSLDPHRECRSPTGMDELTVPENLDSTMQLLFLASLGDAKGVEELLKDGVDVNSIDLDGRTALHIAACEGNVDVVKLLLSWRANVDARDRWGSTAAVDAKYYGNVEVYNVLKARGAKVPKIKRTPMAVSNPGEVPEYELNPGELQFRRGEEVLKGTYQVAKWNGTKVSVKILDKDSHSDPDSVNAFKHELNLLQKARHPNVIQFVGAVTQNIPMMIAVEYHPKSDLGSYLQKKGRLQPHKALRYALEIARGLNYLHQCKPDPIIHCNLKPKNILLDYGGQLKVAGFGMMNLLKVSPDKVKLDNGKVQIDNFSLYTAPEIYRDEVFDASVDAFSFGLILFEMIEGAPAFHPKSPEEATKMICLDRLRPPLKNKSKSYPQDVKELIEECWNPEPVIRPTFSEIIIRLDKVYSICAKQGRWKDTFKLPWK; encoded by the exons ATGGAGGCGGAGCCGCCGGCGCAGGTCAAGCGTTGCATCTCGCGGCAGCTCTCCGGAGGCGACTCCGGCAGGAGGAGCGGGAGGTTCAGCTTCAAGCGCAACCTCTCCTTTAACCCGCGGCTCAACAGGTTTAGCTTCGGCAGGCAGTCCTCGCTCGATCCCCACCGAGAGTGCAGGAGCCCGACCGGCATGGATGAGCTCACGGTGCCGGAGAACCTTGACTCCACCATGCAGCTATTGTTTCTCGCGTCGCTAGGGGACGCCAAGGGTGTGGAGGAGCTGTTGAAGGATGGCGTTGATGTGAACAGCATTGATCTGGACGGAAGGACGGCCCTGCACATAGCGGCGTGCGAGGGGAATGTGGACGTCGTTAAGTTGTTGCTCAGCTGGAGAGCCAATGTCGACGCAAGGGATCGGTGGGGGAGCACG GCTGCCGTGGATGCCAAGTACTATGGTAATGTTGAAGTCTACAATGTCTTGAAAGCTCGAGGAGCCAAAGTCCCG AAGATTAAGAGGACTCCCATGGCCGTGTCAAATCCCGGAGAAGTTCCGGAGTATGAGCTAAACCCAGGGGAACTACAATTCCGTCGAGGTGAAGAAGTCTTAAAG GGTACTTATCAAGTTGCCAAGTGGAATGGCACGAAGGTTTCAGTGAAAATTCTTGACAAAGATAGCCATTCAGATCCTGATAGTGT AAATGCCTTCAAGCATGAATTGAATCTGTTGCAAAAGGCTAGGCATCCAAATGTTATCCAATTTGTAGGAGCTGTTACTCAAAATATACCTATGATGATTGCGGTAGAGTATCATCCAAAA AGCGACTTAGGGAGCTATCTTCAAAAGAAAGGACGTCTGCAACCCCATAAAGCTTTAAGATATGCTCTTGAGATTGCCAG GGGATTGAATTATCTTCATCAATGTAAACCAGACCCAATTATTCATTGCAATTTAAAGCCAAA AAATATCTTGCTCGACTATGGGGGACAATTGAAGGTGGCAGGCTTTGGGATGATGAATCTCTTAAAAGTTTCACCTGATAAAGTAAAATTGGATAATGGGAAAGTTCAAATTGACAACTTCA GTTTGTACACAGCTCCTGAAATTTACAGGGATGAAGTATTTGATGCCAGTGTCGATGCATTCTCTTTTGGTCTCATTCTTTTTGAG ATGATTGAAGGAGCACCGGCATTCCACCCAAAAAGCCCAGAGGAAGCTACCAAGATGATTTGCTTGGATCGACTGAGACCTCCTTTAAAGAACAAATCTAAAAGCTATCCTCAGGATGTTAAGGA GTTAATTGAAGAATGTTGGAATCCTGAGCCTGTAATTAGGCCAACCTTTTCAGAAATTATTATTCGACTAGACAAAGTCTATTCCATTTGTGCTAAGCAGGGACGGTGGAAAGACACCTTTAAACTCCCCTG GAAGTGA
- the LOC121977107 gene encoding PHD finger protein ALFIN-LIKE 8-like, which produces MDGGGAARVTRTPEDVFRDFRGRRAGMIKALTTEVEKFYQKCDPEKENLSLYGFPNETWEVNLPAEEVPPELPEPALGINFARDGMAEKDWLALVAVHSDSWLLAVAFYFSARFGFDKESRRRLFNMINNLSTIYEVVTGTVKKQSKEKNPNSSSKSNKSSSKKRYSEAESGKLPPSMPSFKEEEDLRESPEDYNDEHDSTLCGACGESYGKDEFWICCDLCEQWFHGKCVRITPARAEHIKQYKCPSCSNTKRAKV; this is translated from the exons ATGGACGGCGGTGGCGCGGCACGGGTCACTCGCACGCCCGAGGACGTCTTCCGGGACTTCAGAGGCCGCCGTGCCGGCATGATAAAGGCTCTCACTACTG AGGTCGAGAAGTTCTACCAGAAGTGCGATCCAG AAAAAGAGAACTTGTCACTTTATGGGTTTCCTAATGAGACTTGGGAAGTGAACTTGCCAGCTGAGGAAGTGCCACCAGAACTACCTGAGCCAGCTTTAGGAATCAATTTTGCTAGGGATGGAATGGCCGAGAAAGATTGGCTAGCACTAGTTGCGGTTCACAGTGATTCATGGTTACTCGCTGTTGCCttctattttagtgcacgttTTGGATTTGACAAAGAGTCAAG GAGGCGgctttttaatatgatcaacaaTCTGTCTACTATATATGAAGTTGTAACCGGAACAGTCAAGAAGCAGTCAAAAGAGAAGAACCCTAATAGCAGCAGCAAGAGCAACAAGTCAAGCTCCAAGAAG CGGTACAGTGAAGCAGAGTCTGGCAAATTACCACCGTCGATGCCTTCtttcaaagaagaagaagaccttAGGGAGAGTCCCGAAGACTACAATGACGAGCATGACAGCACTCTCTGTGGTGCGTGCGGAGAAAGTTACGGTAAGGATGAGTTCTGGATTTGCTGCGACTTGTGCGAACAGTGGTTTCACGGGAAGTGCGTTAGGATCACACCCGCCCGTGCCGAGCACATCAAGCAGTACAAATGCCCAAGTTGCAGCAACACTAAGCGGGCCAAGGTATGA
- the LOC121978762 gene encoding uncharacterized protein LOC121978762: MSFTSLAETEPFTPTFVPKTQLSDHESPIELANLEKADSDAAGRRKRSTCSKVEDEILARSFVTISDDPIIGNDQKVDAFWNVFDEDILWLTYEKYRKENNDITFNLEHMDDAARRKGLSPLQKCTAVIRQLSYGVLANHLDEYLHTGETTAIKCLFKFCGYVVELFGDRYLRRSNADNVQRLLQMHNERHNLPGMLGCLDCMHWE, encoded by the exons ATGTCTTTTACATCTTTGGCAGAAACTGAACCGTTTACTCCGACTTTTGTTCCAAAGACTCAACTGTCTGACCATGAATCCCCAATTGAACTCGCAAATTTAGAGAAGGCGGATTCTGATGCTGCGGGTAGAAGAAAGCGTTCAACATGCAGTAAGGTTGAAGATGAGATTTTAGCGAGATCGTTTGTTACTATCAGTGATGATCCAATCATCGGCAATGATCAGAAGGTGGATGCTTTTTGGAACGTATT TGATGAGGACATATTGTGGCTTACGTATGAAAAATATCGCAAGGAAAATAACGACATTACATTTAATCTCGAGCAT ATGGATGATGCTGCGAGAAGAAAAGGCTTGTCACCACTACAAAAATGCACGGCTGTGATTCGCCAATTGTCTTATGGAGTCCTAGCCAACCATCTTGATGAGTACCTACACACGGGTGAAACAACTGCCATCAAGTGTCTGTTCAAGTTTTGCGGTTATgtggttgaactatttggtgatcGATACTTGAGAAGGTCGAATGCTGATAATGTTCAACGTCTTCTTCAAATGCATAATGAGAGGCACAACTTACCTGGAATGTTGGGCTGCCTTGATTGCATGCATTGGGAATGA
- the LOC121978041 gene encoding inactive glucose-1-phosphate adenylyltransferase small subunit 2, chloroplastic-like, which produces MKFRVHGGSKGITFLWRRPKFVAMVMLHLAPPSYLIRRHNSISMQHSELKLQRSSLKQSQVSSDGVDSRSLWQSEKKLLNQSVLAIICDEEPGTKLYPLTKRRSKSALPIAAHYRIIDFVVSNCINSDITKIYALTQFNSTSLNSHISRAYSDVGLGKDGFVEVLTSYQSTEDLGWFKGNADAVRKWLWRLEEHQVEDVLVLPGHHLYEMDYGRLISAHRDTGAHITMAMAANGRRNYDTSLNFLLRDPVHELKLTLGSIQDQSLIVTTGTRTYPDLDVKNMGVYVISKDVLFRLLREELPYAYDFETEVIQGAVSLGMKVHAYMFDGHWDDLMSIQAFYQANMESISKPFNINFHNKQPAVYTLPNYVPPTTISDAVVKSSIVGDGCLLNRCKISHSVIGKGTCIGDGATIEKSVVMGSDIYQAELQWNTALLQGSDIPVGIGEKTHIQKAIIDKNARIGKNVKIINRDSVQQCDREACGYIISGGIVIVMKNAIIPDGSIL; this is translated from the exons ATGAAGTTTAGGGTTCATGGTGGCAGCAAAGGCATCACATTCCTTTGGAGGAGGCCCAAGTTTGTTGCCATGGTGATGCTGCATTTGGCTCCTCCTTCCTATCTGATCCGCAGGCACAATTCCATCTCCATGCAACACTCAGAGTTGAAGCTCCAAAGAAGCAGCTTGAAGCAGTCGCAGGTGTCCTCGGATGGGGTGGACAGCAGAAGCTTGTGGCAGTCCGAGAAGAAGCTGCTGAATCAG AGTGTCTTGGCAATTATATGTGATGAGGAACCAGGCACAAAGCTGTATCCGTTGACGAAGAGAAGGTCGAAATCTGCGCTTCCGATAGCGGCACATTATAGGATAATTGACTTTGTGGTGAGCAACTGTATCAACAGTGACATCACGAAGATATATGCTCTAACTCAGTTTAACTCTACCTCTCTAAATTCTCACATATCAAGAGCTTATTCTGATGTTGGCCTTGGAAAGGATGGTTTTGTAGAGGTCTTGACTTCTTATCAGAGCACTGAAGATCTAGGGTGGTTTAAG GGAAATGCTGATGCAGTTAGAAAATGGTTGTGGAGATTGGAAGAGCATCAAGTGGAAGATGTATTGGTTCTTCCTGGTCACCATCTCTATGAAATGGATTATGGAAGATTAATTAGTGCTCATAGAGATACTGGAGCTCACATAACGATGGCAATGGCAGCTAACGGCAGGAGGAATTATGATACATCTTTAAATTTCCTTTTACGAGATCCTGTTCATGAACTGAAGTTGACATTGGGTTCAATTCAAGATCAATCTCTCATA GTCACCACCGGCACCCGAACATATCCAGATTTGGATGTCAAGAACATGGGAGTATATGTCATTAGCAAGGATGTGCTGTTCAGACTTCTACGAGAGGAACTACCCTATGCGTATGACTTTGAAACTGAAGTTATACAAGGTGCAGTTTCCTTGGGGATGAAG GTCCATGCTTATATGTTTGATGGACACTGGGATGATCTCATGAGCATCCAAGCATTTTACCAGGCCAATATGGAGAGCATATCTAAACCATTCAATATCAA TTTCCACAATAAGCAGCCTGCAGTGTACACATTGCCCAATTATGTTCCTCCAACTACAATATCCGATGCGGTTGTAAAGAGTAGCATTGTTGGTGATGGCTGTCTCCTAAAT AGGTGCAAGATCAGTCACTCTGTGATCGGCAAGGGAACATGCATTGGAGATGGAGCAACGATTGAGAAATCTGTGGTGATGGGGAGCGATATATACCAG GCAGAGTTACAATGGAACACAGCATTGCTGCAAGGTTCAGATATTCCAGTTGGCATTGGAGAAAAGACTCACATTCAAAAGGCTATAATCGATAAAAATGCAAGAATTGGAAAGAATGTTAAG ATCATTAACCGAGACAGTGTCCAACAATGCGATAGAGAGGCATGTGGATACATCATTTCTGGAGGCATTGTCATCGTCATGAAGAATGCAATCATACCTGATGGTAGCATCCTATAG